One region of Candidatus Dadabacteria bacterium genomic DNA includes:
- the hemC gene encoding hydroxymethylbilane synthase — protein sequence MTKLRIGTRGSRLALHQARLVETELHAAFPSLETEIKEIKTSGDINPEQDISGMGGKGIFVKEIEQGLLSDEIDIAVHSMKDMPSVLPDGLVISSALKREDPRDVFISKDGNTLEQLGGEGRVGTGSVRRKAQLLSRFPELKVLPIRGNVDTRLRKILSEGLDGIILAAAGLKRLGLSERITQYFAQSYMVPAPCQGIIAVEFREDDVETRNFVSAITHTDTETAAIFERSFLKTFGGDCQIPLGCCAEVHLGEISANSVFIDMEKNTVSRNTWECSAEKASAEGAFMAKDLMERAGFSP from the coding sequence ATGACGAAGCTGAGAATTGGGACCAGGGGTAGCAGACTTGCTCTGCACCAAGCCCGCCTTGTCGAAACGGAACTTCACGCTGCTTTCCCCTCGCTAGAAACGGAGATAAAGGAAATAAAGACCTCGGGCGATATTAACCCCGAACAAGACATCTCCGGTATGGGTGGCAAAGGGATTTTCGTAAAAGAAATAGAGCAGGGCCTTCTCTCGGACGAAATAGACATTGCCGTTCACAGCATGAAGGACATGCCTTCGGTTCTTCCGGACGGACTCGTCATAAGCTCTGCGCTCAAAAGAGAAGACCCAAGGGACGTTTTTATTTCAAAAGACGGCAACACCCTTGAACAACTCGGTGGAGAGGGCAGGGTGGGGACCGGAAGCGTAAGAAGAAAGGCGCAACTCCTCTCCAGATTCCCAGAGCTAAAAGTTCTTCCCATACGAGGAAACGTTGATACCCGGCTCAGAAAAATTCTCTCAGAAGGCCTCGACGGAATAATTCTTGCTGCAGCAGGACTCAAACGGCTTGGACTTTCCGAGCGTATTACCCAGTACTTTGCGCAGAGCTATATGGTTCCGGCACCCTGTCAGGGAATAATAGCCGTAGAATTCAGAGAAGATGATGTGGAAACAAGGAACTTCGTATCCGCAATTACACATACAGATACGGAAACCGCAGCGATATTCGAGCGTTCTTTTCTAAAAACTTTCGGTGGAGACTGTCAAATTCCACTTGGATGCTGTGCGGAGGTACATCTCGGGGAAATATCGGCGAATTCCGTTTTCATAGACATGGAGAAAAACACAGTCTCAAGGAACACCTGGGAGTGCAGTGCGGAAAAAGCGTCCGCTGAAGGAGCATTTATGGCCAAGGATCTTATGGAACGGGCAGGGTTTTCGCCATAA
- the xseB gene encoding exodeoxyribonuclease VII small subunit, whose translation MKYRGEEKMSSEIKSFEDLLEEIKKIVDALEAGKLPLDESIEKFERGASLIKECYLNLESVKKKISLIVEKNDGTLDLEDFDDESQ comes from the coding sequence TTGAAATATAGAGGTGAAGAGAAGATGAGCTCCGAGATAAAATCCTTTGAGGATCTGCTTGAAGAAATCAAGAAAATCGTTGATGCGCTTGAAGCGGGAAAGCTTCCTCTTGATGAATCCATTGAAAAGTTCGAGCGGGGAGCAAGCCTTATAAAGGAATGCTATTTAAACCTTGAAAGCGTTAAAAAGAAAATCAGTCTTATAGTGGAAAAAAACGACGGCACCCTCGATCTTGAGGATTTTGACGACGAAAGCCAGTAA
- a CDS encoding polyprenyl synthetase family protein, which produces MSFDTKDYLDKRKEIVDHALREYLPPDEVKTKLHQSILYSIHPGGKRLRPILCLAASELICGSYKNALPAACAIEMIHTYSIIHDDLPSMDDDDTRRGKPANHKVFGEAVATLAGDALLTDAFNLITEKLLGEGVSSELILRVISIISEASGSKGMVLGQTFDLEMDGSEYPSVDEILNAYIMKTAKMITASVLSGAVLAGAEDEELLSLKSYSERIGIAFQIKDDLLDIRESTQKPGDESGTKKHTYVSVMGVEASKAKVSELTNQAIAELESFQKTPNPLREIAAWLSEREE; this is translated from the coding sequence ATGAGTTTTGACACAAAAGATTATCTCGACAAAAGAAAAGAGATCGTTGACCATGCCCTGCGGGAATACCTGCCACCCGACGAAGTCAAAACAAAACTTCACCAATCAATTCTCTACAGCATCCACCCGGGCGGAAAAAGACTAAGACCGATTCTGTGTCTCGCCGCCTCGGAACTTATATGCGGAAGCTACAAAAACGCTTTGCCCGCGGCCTGCGCTATTGAAATGATCCACACCTATTCCATAATTCATGATGATTTGCCATCAATGGATGATGACGATACCAGAAGAGGGAAACCGGCAAATCACAAGGTCTTCGGAGAAGCCGTGGCCACGTTGGCAGGAGACGCCCTTTTAACCGATGCCTTTAATCTGATAACGGAAAAACTTCTTGGGGAAGGTGTATCGTCGGAACTTATATTGCGCGTGATTTCCATTATCTCAGAGGCTTCAGGATCAAAGGGAATGGTTCTGGGGCAAACATTTGACCTTGAAATGGATGGGAGCGAGTATCCATCCGTTGACGAAATCTTGAATGCCTACATAATGAAGACGGCAAAGATGATCACGGCATCCGTTCTTAGCGGAGCGGTGCTCGCGGGAGCGGAAGATGAGGAACTTCTAAGCCTTAAGTCCTATTCAGAGAGAATAGGTATCGCCTTCCAGATAAAAGACGACCTTCTCGATATCAGGGAAAGCACTCAGAAGCCGGGAGATGAATCCGGAACAAAAAAACATACCTACGTATCAGTTATGGGAGTCGAGGCGTCAAAGGCCAAGGTCTCTGAACTTACAAACCAAGCTATAGCCGAGCTTGAGAGTTTTCAAAAAACCCCAAACCCTCTAAGAGAAATAGCAGCCTGGTTGAGTGAAAGAGAAGAATAA
- a CDS encoding TlyA family RNA methyltransferase yields MKEKNKTRLDSLLVEKNLVQSGNQARALIMSGRVTVDGKRVEKPGTAVKKDSEVVVEQDPRRFVSRGGLKLEKAITEFNIDVGGKIALDIGASTGGFTDCLLQFGASRVYAFDVGHGQIDWNLRNDKRVIVREKINCRYLRAEDVGEKVEIVTIDVSFISLTMIIKPAVSVLADNATLIALIKPQFEVGRKDVGAKGVVKNEDKLKEINNKILLHLSELGFRVQGLIESPIKGSGGNREFLVCASWAVSTSSPSP; encoded by the coding sequence GTGAAAGAGAAGAATAAAACAAGGCTTGACAGTCTTCTTGTTGAGAAGAATCTGGTCCAGAGCGGGAACCAAGCTCGAGCGCTTATAATGTCGGGACGGGTTACGGTAGACGGGAAAAGGGTGGAAAAACCCGGAACAGCGGTAAAAAAAGACTCCGAAGTGGTTGTGGAGCAGGACCCCAGAAGGTTCGTAAGCAGGGGAGGGCTTAAGCTTGAGAAGGCAATAACTGAGTTCAATATAGATGTAGGAGGCAAAATCGCCCTCGATATAGGAGCTTCAACCGGTGGCTTTACAGACTGCCTTCTGCAGTTCGGGGCATCCAGAGTCTACGCTTTTGACGTAGGTCATGGACAGATTGACTGGAATCTTAGGAATGACAAACGGGTAATAGTAAGGGAGAAAATAAACTGCAGGTACCTGCGGGCGGAAGACGTCGGAGAAAAAGTCGAAATAGTCACGATCGATGTCTCTTTTATTTCACTTACAATGATAATTAAACCTGCCGTTTCCGTGCTTGCGGATAATGCGACACTTATTGCTCTCATAAAGCCTCAGTTCGAGGTGGGCAGAAAAGACGTTGGAGCGAAAGGGGTAGTAAAAAATGAAGATAAACTCAAAGAAATTAATAACAAAATATTACTTCATCTCAGTGAGTTAGGATTTAGAGTTCAAGGTCTAATTGAATCTCCTATAAAAGGGTCTGGAGGCAACAGAGAGTTCTTAGTCTGCGCTTCCTGGGCCGTATCTACTTCTTCCCCCAGTCCTTAA
- the fsa gene encoding fructose-6-phosphate aldolase, whose translation MKFFIDSANLEEIKSAAAFGIVDGVTTNPSLVSKEGSQESFEDLVKEICDIVKGPVSAEVLSTEYSEMISEGRKLASIDENIVVKLPMTEDGVKATKTLSDEGINVNVTLVFSPSQALLAAKAGAAYVSPFVGRLDDVSSSGMDLVLDICEIYAHYAYETEILVASVRHPMHIVEAAKMGADVATFPYRVFTQLFKHPLTDIGLERFLKDWGKK comes from the coding sequence ATGAAATTCTTTATAGATTCCGCGAACTTAGAAGAAATCAAAAGTGCCGCGGCTTTCGGAATAGTGGATGGGGTGACAACAAACCCCTCCCTCGTATCCAAGGAGGGAAGCCAAGAGAGTTTCGAGGACCTAGTCAAGGAGATATGCGACATAGTAAAGGGCCCGGTGAGCGCGGAAGTGCTTAGCACGGAGTACTCCGAGATGATCTCGGAAGGCAGAAAGCTGGCGAGCATAGACGAAAATATTGTCGTCAAGCTTCCCATGACCGAAGATGGAGTGAAGGCCACGAAAACCCTCTCAGATGAGGGTATAAATGTTAACGTTACCCTTGTTTTTTCTCCTTCTCAGGCACTTTTAGCCGCAAAAGCGGGAGCCGCTTACGTAAGTCCTTTTGTGGGAAGGCTTGACGATGTTTCGTCAAGCGGAATGGATTTGGTGCTCGATATCTGTGAGATCTACGCACATTACGCCTACGAAACCGAGATACTGGTTGCAAGCGTAAGACATCCCATGCACATAGTAGAAGCGGCTAAGATGGGAGCCGACGTAGCCACTTTCCCTTACAGGGTGTTTACACAGCTGTTCAAGCATCCCCTCACGGACATAGGACTCGAGAGATTTCTTAAGGACTGGGGGAAGAAGTAG
- a CDS encoding DUF547 domain-containing protein: MIIQKTAKHATAGGVFVFILVVSAVLFLFTSPASAKTKSVSFWDAANESNPKKIDHSAWQQLLDGYLRAHSAGINKFDYAALKKNARDGAKLESYLDYLQKIDPRDYSRAEQKAYWINFYNALTVKVVADAFPVKSILEICEDRVSGSQCSGPWKEVRAKVAGQGLTLDNIENDILRPIWKDNLIHYGVSCASYGCPNLLQVAFTRENTQKLLNAAAREYVNHPRGVSFMEDDLIVISSIYDWYSEDFGKSKQNIIRHLVSYADEGLAKELRKFKGTMDYEYDWSLNCP, from the coding sequence ATGATAATCCAAAAAACCGCGAAACACGCAACCGCCGGAGGGGTTTTTGTTTTTATTCTCGTTGTTTCGGCCGTTTTATTTCTTTTTACATCTCCTGCTTCGGCTAAAACCAAGTCGGTTTCGTTCTGGGACGCAGCGAATGAGTCAAACCCGAAAAAGATTGACCACAGTGCCTGGCAACAGCTCCTTGACGGGTATCTGCGGGCTCACAGCGCGGGAATAAACAAGTTTGACTACGCGGCGCTCAAGAAAAACGCCAGGGACGGGGCGAAGCTTGAAAGCTATCTTGACTACCTGCAGAAGATTGACCCCAGGGATTATTCGAGGGCCGAGCAGAAAGCATACTGGATTAACTTCTACAACGCCCTTACGGTGAAAGTTGTTGCGGATGCCTTTCCCGTTAAGTCCATACTCGAAATATGCGAAGATCGAGTTTCCGGTTCGCAATGCTCGGGTCCGTGGAAGGAAGTACGCGCAAAAGTAGCGGGACAGGGTCTCACTCTTGACAACATAGAAAACGACATCCTCCGTCCCATCTGGAAGGACAACCTCATCCACTACGGGGTCAGTTGCGCGAGCTATGGATGTCCGAATCTTCTTCAGGTGGCTTTTACCCGAGAAAACACTCAGAAACTGCTAAACGCCGCGGCGCGGGAGTACGTGAATCACCCACGCGGGGTGAGCTTCATGGAAGACGATCTGATTGTTATCTCGAGCATCTACGATTGGTATTCGGAGGATTTCGGTAAAAGCAAGCAGAACATAATTCGACATCTTGTGAGCTATGCCGATGAGGGTCTGGCAAAAGAACTTCGGAAATTCAAAGGAACGATGGATTATGAATACGACTGGAGTCTTAACTGCCCCTGA